The following are encoded together in the Terriglobales bacterium genome:
- a CDS encoding histidine kinase, translating into MGRTRWILILCAWTIVGLLFTVQGIVVAKVRGGHVSWVIVGAIELVYWNVWAACTPLVIALAKRLPLTGPRFVPHIAIHTVTSLMMAPLGSVTAYFLSHGLLRLLLRITDPGAPPLPPTFTASVLSMSFTGVLTYWLVVGLYQSFHFYQAAMERQTRAAQLEMQLSHAELENLKSQLHPHFLFNSLHTIGQLMQEDVEAASHLLVSLGDLLRLALERRENEITLQSELEFVGKYLEIEQTRFHDRLKVDIDVPTDLLGIYVPSLALQPLVENAIKHGFSVDSAAGRLEIAAQRNNGRVSLRVRDDGPGPAPGSRLRFGVGLNNVQSRLKQLYGEESSLELIRGDGRGCEAIITIPLRSSHEDASPHRR; encoded by the coding sequence ATGGGACGGACGAGATGGATTTTGATCCTGTGTGCGTGGACGATCGTAGGACTGTTGTTTACGGTGCAGGGGATCGTGGTTGCGAAGGTTCGCGGTGGGCACGTCAGCTGGGTGATCGTGGGTGCGATCGAACTCGTCTACTGGAATGTATGGGCGGCGTGCACACCGCTCGTGATTGCTCTGGCAAAACGGTTGCCATTGACGGGGCCGAGGTTTGTACCTCACATAGCGATCCATACGGTCACGTCGCTAATGATGGCTCCCCTGGGATCGGTCACCGCGTATTTTCTGAGCCATGGACTTCTGCGGTTACTTCTTCGCATAACCGATCCTGGTGCGCCGCCCCTTCCCCCGACGTTCACAGCCAGTGTTCTGTCGATGAGCTTCACTGGCGTGCTTACATACTGGTTAGTTGTGGGGCTGTATCAGTCGTTCCACTTTTATCAGGCTGCTATGGAGCGTCAGACTCGAGCGGCGCAACTGGAGATGCAGCTCTCCCATGCCGAACTTGAGAACCTTAAGAGCCAGTTACATCCGCACTTTTTGTTCAACAGTCTCCACACCATTGGACAGCTGATGCAGGAAGACGTCGAGGCTGCGAGCCATCTGCTGGTCAGCCTGGGCGACTTGCTGCGTCTTGCCCTCGAACGGCGCGAGAACGAGATCACCTTGCAGAGCGAGCTCGAGTTTGTCGGCAAATATCTGGAGATCGAACAGACACGCTTTCATGATCGGTTGAAAGTGGACATCGACGTACCGACTGACCTTCTCGGAATCTATGTACCGAGCCTGGCGCTTCAGCCTCTGGTTGAGAATGCCATTAAGCACGGCTTCAGCGTCGATTCCGCCGCGGGCCGGCTAGAGATCGCTGCGCAACGCAACAATGGCAGAGTTTCGCTCCGCGTCCGCGATGATGGCCCTGGTCCGGCACCGGGATCGCGTCTGCGATTCGGCGTCGGACTCAACAATGTCCAGTCACGGTTGAAACAGCTGTACGGGGAGGAGTCGTCGCTGGAACTTATCAGGGGCGACGGTCGAGGCTGTGAGGCCATCATCACCATTCCACTGCGGAGTTCGCATGAAGACGCGAGTCCTCATCGTCGATGA